One window of Vanessa cardui chromosome 5, ilVanCard2.1, whole genome shotgun sequence genomic DNA carries:
- the LOC124529795 gene encoding uncharacterized protein LOC124529795 produces METASEASVGKHRSLETDDSDTGSEGGKTARPVAHRRGKNKDNGLTRARAELKRKEEEEREVAFERALRSRAFKKAPTEGKDAVVPSSSVTNNMADPATLGADELQAEAARNVAAILTVAKKSGNLKFGYIKSLKESAAALQAIVEVLSSRTEAEETRRLQADNSRLRREVENLKEELKAHRREFADMRAAMTALSGPSTATPSSVEIIDELREFITISIDAMLDARLPPPRVSSPLAATEELDAPRPSSPLTASAPKKQKQAKSSRTTSAATVPPPARTPAPSAQAGTGQEESWATVVRKGKKKKPSPPVASKPTTTLTVAPKKGKISMPRTAAVIISLQPEAEVKGVTYAQVLEKAEQSVDLAQLGIGEGIKIRRAATGARVLELPKSQSQEQAGRLADKLRVALDGVANVVLPVRMTELRITGLDDSVTKTKLAAAIARVGNCQVDSVRVGTVGIGPAGVGMATVKCPTVAAKTLATNGRLLVGWSSARVRVLEQQPLRCFRCFGLGHTRALCPSKVDRSSLCYRCGGAGHLAPTCFAAAHCAVCAEAGRPSGHSMGGKDCNPPHTKGIGGSSTNQKMHGQLSFLQANVNHAAGAQDLLLQSMAEWQVDLAVACEPYFVPPLPHWLGDSDDTVVVLTRSGTGPPLSLIERSSGYVVVGWGEYVVVGTYFSPNRSLVEFETYLGLVRAAVARQSPKPIMALGDLNAKSRAWGNPRWGSAGRREGASAEELAGCMRSSLKEVCDAAMPRTRRRVPRRHVYWWSPEIADLRASCCRARRAYVRCRRRNGLDMELEGRMLDAYRQLKKDLQLAISKAKEKAREELLAPPSPRR; encoded by the exons ATGGAGACCGCATCAGAGGCCTCTGTCGGAAAACATCGATCGCTGGAGACCGACGACTCCGACACCGGAAGCGAAGGAGGAAAGACGGCAAGACCCGTTGCCCACCGCCGTGGCAAAAATAAAGATAACGGCCTCACCCGAGCTCGGGCCGAATTAAAGCGAAAGGAGGAGGAGGAACGGGAAGTTGCCTTCGAGAGGGCCCTCCGTAGCCGTGCCTTTAAAAAGGCACCAACGGAAGGGAAGGACGCAGTAGTGCCGTCATCGTCGGTGACAAACAACATGGCAGACCCGGCGACGCTCGGAGCGGATGAATTGCAGGCGGAGGCGGCGCGCAACGTAGCCGCTATCCTCACAGTTGCTAAAAAGTCGGGCAACCTCAAGTTCGGCTATATTAAAAGCCTCAAGGAATCTGCGGCCGCCCTACAGGCGATAGTCGAGGTCCTCTCTTCTCGCACCGAGGCAGAAGAGACACGGCGTCTGCAGGCGGACAATAGTCGCCTTCGCCGGGAGGTCGAAAACCTCAAAGAGGAACTGAAGGCTCACAGGAGGGAGTTCGCCGACATGAGGGCGGCCATGACGGCTTTGAGTGGGCCTTCTACGGCCACGCCATCCAGCGTTGAAATTATTGATGAACTAAGAGAGTTCATCACGATCTCGATCGATGCGATGCTGGACGCCAGACTCCCTCCCCCTAGAGTAAGCAGCCCACTAGCTGCAACTGAAGAGCTGGACGCACCGAGACCCTCGTCGCCACTCACGGCTTCTGCTCCTAAAAAGCAGAAGCAGGCCAAAAGTAGCAGGACAACTTCAGCTGCAACGGTACCACCACCAGCTAGAACGCCCGCCCCTTCAGCCCAGGCTGGTACGGGACAGGAAGAAAGTTGGGCCACTGTTGTCCGAAAAGGGAAAAAGAAGAAACCTTCCCCACCAGTCGCAAGCAAACCCACAACCACCCTGACGGTAGCTCCGAAGAAGGGCAAAATATCCATGCCCCGCACCGCGGCCGTAATCATCTCGCTGCAGCCTGAGGCAGAGGTGAAGGGAGTGACGTACGCTCAGGTGCTAGAAAAGGCCGAGCAAAGCGTTGACCTGGCGCAGCTAGGCATTGGGGAGGGCATAAAAATTCGCCGCGCTGCCACCGGCGCTAGGGTCCTGGAGCTGCCCAAGTCGCAAAGCCAGGAGCAGGCTGGGCGTCTGGCCGATAAGCTCCGCGTCGCCTTGGATGGAGTGGCCAACGTCGTTCTACCAGTGAGGATGACTGAGTTGAGGATCACGGGGCTGGACGACTCCGTCACAAAGACCAAGCTGGCCGCAGCCATAGCCAGGGTTGGTAATTGCCAAGTTGACTCTGTCCGGGTCGGGACTGTCGGCATTGGTCCTGCGGGAGTGGGCATGGCTACTGTGAAGTGCCCAACGGTGGCGGCTAAGACCCTGGCCACCAACGGAAGGCTCCTAGTGGGATGGAGCTCTGCTAGGGTCAGGGTCCTGGAGCAGCAACCTCTTCGCTGTTTTCGGTGCTTTGGTCTCGGGCACACGAGAGCCCTCTGCCCGTCAAAAGTCGACAGGAGTTCGCTGTGCTACAGGTGTGGAGGTGCAGGACACCTGGCACCGACTTGCTTTGCAGCAGCTCATTGCGCAGTTTGTGCAGAGGCTGGAAGGCCCTCAGGGCATTCGATGGGTGGAAAGGACTGCAACCCTCCCCACACGAAAG GCATCGGAGGAAGCTCAACGAACCAAAAAATGCACGGACAACTGAGTTTCCTCCAAGCGAATGTAAACCACGCCGCCGGAGCGCAGGACCTGCTGCTGCAGTCGatggcggagtggcaggtaGACCTGGCGGTGGCCTGTGAGCCCTATTTCGTCCCTCCCCTGCCTCATTGGCTTGGGGACTCGGACGACACCGTGGTGGTCCTCACGAGAAGCGGAACggggccccccctctcactcatcgagaggAGCTCGGGCTACGTAGTGGTGGGGTGGGGGGAATACGTCGTCGTCGgtacgtacttctcccctaaccgcagcctggttGAGTTCGAGACATATCTCGGCttagtcagagctgcggtggccaggcagtcgccgaaaccgataatgGCTCTCGGAGACCTcaacgcgaagtcgcgtgcctggggcaaCCCC CGATGGGGTTCCGCGgggaggagggagggcgccagcGCTGAGGAGCTGGCGGGCTGCATGCGCAGTTCCCTCAAGGAggtctgcgatgcggccatgcctcggacccggcgcagggTTCCGCGCCGGCACGTctattggtggtcgcccgaaatcgccgacctgCGGGCGTCGTGCTGCCGGGCGCGAAGGGCCTACGTCCGATGTCGAAGGCGCAACGGTCTCGACATGGAACTGGAGGGACGGATGCTGGACGCTTatcgtcagttgaaaaaagatctgcagctggcgataagcaAGGCCAAGGAaaaggccagggaggagcttcta gcgcccccgtcaccgagacgatga